In Pseudomonas sp. R76, one genomic interval encodes:
- the xdhA gene encoding xanthine dehydrogenase small subunit — MIQFLLNQELRSEHALDPNLTVLNYLREHLGKSGTKEGCASGDCGACTVVVGELHTNDQGAQQIRYRSLNSCLTFVSSLHGKQLISVEDLKHQGQLHSVQQAMVECHGSQCGFCTPGFVMSLFALQKNSDAPDSQKAHEALAGNLCRCTGYRPILAAAEQACCNKPLDQFDSRQAETIARLNAIAPTQTGELNSGDKRCLVPLTVADLADLYDAYPQARLLAGGTDLALEVTQFHRTLPVMIYVGNIEEMKRIDDFDDRLEIGAATALSDCYGALHHEYPDFGDLLHRFASLQIRNQGTLGGNIGNASPIGDSPPLLIALGAQIVLCKGNARRTLALEDYFIDYRVTARQDSEFIEKIIVPKGHTLFRAYKVSKRLDDDISAVCAAFNLKIENGVINDARVAFGGMAATPKRAKSCEAVLVGATWNAATVEKACAALAEDFTPLSDFRASKEYRLLSAQNLLRKYFIELQTPHIETRVTAYV; from the coding sequence GTGATCCAGTTTTTACTTAACCAGGAACTCCGTAGTGAGCACGCCCTGGACCCCAACCTGACCGTGCTCAACTATTTGCGTGAGCACCTGGGCAAATCCGGCACCAAGGAAGGCTGCGCCAGCGGCGACTGCGGCGCGTGCACCGTGGTCGTCGGCGAGTTGCACACCAACGATCAAGGCGCGCAGCAGATTCGTTATCGCAGCCTCAACTCGTGCCTGACCTTTGTGTCGTCACTGCACGGCAAACAACTAATCAGCGTCGAAGACCTCAAGCACCAAGGCCAGCTGCACAGCGTGCAACAGGCCATGGTCGAGTGCCACGGCTCGCAATGCGGCTTTTGCACACCGGGTTTTGTCATGTCGCTGTTCGCCCTGCAAAAGAACAGCGACGCTCCCGACAGCCAAAAGGCCCATGAAGCCCTGGCCGGCAACCTGTGCCGTTGCACCGGCTACCGCCCGATCCTCGCCGCTGCCGAACAGGCTTGCTGCAACAAACCCCTGGACCAGTTCGACAGCCGCCAGGCCGAGACCATCGCCCGCCTCAACGCCATCGCGCCAACGCAAACCGGCGAACTCAACAGCGGCGACAAACGCTGCCTGGTGCCGCTGACCGTCGCCGACCTCGCCGACCTCTACGACGCCTACCCGCAAGCCCGCCTGCTGGCCGGCGGCACCGACCTGGCGCTGGAAGTCACGCAATTCCATCGCACGCTGCCGGTGATGATCTACGTCGGCAACATTGAAGAAATGAAACGCATCGACGACTTCGACGACCGCCTGGAAATCGGCGCCGCCACTGCCCTGTCCGACTGCTACGGCGCGCTGCATCACGAATACCCGGACTTCGGCGATTTGCTGCACCGCTTCGCCTCGCTGCAAATCCGCAACCAGGGCACCTTGGGCGGCAACATCGGCAACGCCTCGCCGATTGGTGATTCACCGCCACTATTGATCGCCCTCGGCGCGCAGATCGTGCTGTGCAAGGGCAACGCCCGCCGCACCTTGGCGCTGGAAGATTACTTCATCGACTACCGCGTCACCGCGCGCCAGGACAGCGAGTTCATCGAGAAAATCATTGTGCCCAAGGGCCACACACTGTTCCGCGCCTACAAGGTGTCCAAGCGCCTGGACGATGACATTTCCGCGGTGTGCGCCGCCTTCAACCTGAAGATCGAGAACGGCGTGATCAATGACGCCCGCGTCGCCTTCGGCGGCATGGCAGCCACGCCCAAACGCGCAAAAAGCTGCGAAGCCGTATTGGTCGGCGCCACCTGGAATGCCGCCACGGTGGAGAAAGCCTGCGCCGCCTTGGCCGAGGACTTCACCCCGCTGTCGGACTTCCGCGCCAGCAAGGAATACCGCCTGCTCAGCGCACAGAACCTGCTGCGCAAATACTTCATCGAACTGCAAACGCCGCACATCGAGACTCGGGTGACCGCTTATGTCTAA